In a single window of the Nitrospira sp. MA-1 genome:
- a CDS encoding DivIVA domain-containing protein produces the protein MKITPLDIQHKVFDTQWRGYHKTQVDQFLEEIAESVEELTKDNLVLKEKLSGKDDEVGQLKRAETTLTSTLISTQSFVDQLKHGAQRDADLLVKEAELKAEEILAQSRAELAEMRRMISTLKQQRALVLDRLRLTLSSFHRLVEIEERPEASFEGEGEPEMSAERASHREAG, from the coding sequence ATGAAAATTACACCCTTGGACATCCAGCATAAAGTCTTTGATACCCAATGGCGAGGCTATCACAAGACACAGGTGGACCAATTTCTAGAAGAAATCGCCGAGTCGGTTGAGGAACTCACCAAGGACAACCTGGTGCTCAAGGAGAAATTATCCGGGAAGGATGATGAAGTGGGACAACTCAAACGCGCGGAAACCACGCTGACCAGCACGCTTATTTCCACCCAATCCTTTGTCGATCAACTTAAGCATGGGGCCCAACGGGATGCGGATCTTTTGGTGAAAGAGGCGGAGTTGAAAGCCGAAGAAATTCTGGCGCAAAGTCGGGCCGAACTCGCCGAAATGCGTCGAATGATCTCGACACTCAAACAGCAGCGGGCGCTTGTGTTGGATCGCTTGCGGTTGACCTTGAGCTCCTTCCATCGTTTAGTAGAAATTGAAGAGCGACCGGAGGCCTCGTTTGAAGGAGAAGGCGAGCCGGAAATGAGTGCAGAGCGGGCCTCCCATCGGGAAGCAGGCTAG
- a CDS encoding FtsQ-type POTRA domain-containing protein, with protein sequence MKAKTSSTALKVRRVVIGGVLACLIVVVLVGGRQVIRWADEWTEIQQITVVGLDRVTRDEILTRLDLPPQTSLFSVDPELLATRLDSHPWIGSVAFERVFPHSLVIQVTERQPAAVFGSPTEPYFLDAEGYLLPKGKAVAGTTLPIVDGVTSKFMTQHEDEGHRRAKQGIHIAELLSQQFSGRPRIDVSQPHTTVVDLPNVRFQFGREVEDQWQRFLVLYPTVKDKIEGRSQEVDLRFAQKVIFRKRTL encoded by the coding sequence GTGAAAGCGAAAACTTCATCGACCGCCTTGAAGGTCCGGCGTGTCGTGATCGGAGGTGTCCTGGCCTGCCTTATCGTGGTGGTGCTGGTGGGAGGGCGACAGGTGATCCGATGGGCCGATGAGTGGACGGAAATCCAACAGATTACGGTTGTGGGTTTGGATCGAGTCACGCGTGATGAAATTCTGACGAGGCTGGATTTGCCGCCACAAACCAGTTTGTTTTCTGTGGATCCGGAACTGCTCGCGACCCGGTTGGATTCCCATCCCTGGATTGGGTCGGTCGCCTTTGAGCGGGTGTTTCCCCATTCCCTGGTGATCCAGGTGACTGAGCGTCAGCCCGCCGCGGTATTTGGGTCACCAACCGAACCCTATTTTCTGGATGCAGAAGGGTATCTGTTGCCGAAAGGGAAGGCGGTGGCGGGGACGACATTGCCCATTGTTGATGGGGTGACCTCGAAATTTATGACCCAACATGAAGATGAAGGCCATCGACGCGCCAAGCAGGGCATTCACATTGCGGAATTGCTGTCTCAGCAGTTTTCGGGAAGACCACGGATTGATGTGTCTCAGCCTCATACGACGGTCGTGGATCTTCCCAATGTCCGGTTTCAATTCGGTCGTGAGGTAGAGGACCAGTGGCAGCGATTTTTGGTGTTGTATCCCACCGTGAAGGATAAAATTGAAGGTCGGTCGCAAGAAGTGGATTTGCGATTTGCTCAGAAAGTCATTTTTCGCAAGAGGACACTATAG
- a CDS encoding UvrD-helicase domain-containing protein, with product MPSSENRVIVACAGSGKTTRLVDEALNNRHRRIAMVTYTNNNAREIITRFGQKNSGVPKHVDVMTWFGFLLRECARPYQRAKYTEKRIESLLFVNEQSAKYVKETDIGRHYFANGELIYSDKIAKFVIKCEAKTVKAVTARLGKIYTDVFIDEFQDLAGWDLEFIRMLLQSGIRITLVGDPRQHIYSTNPAQKNKQYLGIGVLSLVDKWEKDGLCLIEHMSATHRCNRPICEFSNTLWPGMVAMTPLRIDTTAHDGVFLVAENLVKEYIERFNPQVLRHDRRVKTYGYEALNFGLAKGLQFPRVLIVPTGPIKKFLESSELGHIEKSRDKLHVAITRAWYSVAFAFDGHSPVVPNRWNP from the coding sequence ATGCCATCGAGTGAGAACAGGGTTATTGTCGCTTGTGCGGGATCAGGCAAGACGACACGGTTGGTAGACGAGGCGCTTAACAACCGACATCGCCGTATTGCAATGGTCACATATACCAACAATAACGCACGCGAGATTATCACAAGATTTGGACAAAAAAACTCGGGGGTTCCCAAACATGTCGACGTGATGACGTGGTTTGGATTTCTCCTGCGGGAATGTGCGCGGCCCTATCAGCGAGCAAAGTATACTGAGAAGAGGATTGAGTCGTTACTATTCGTGAACGAACAATCCGCAAAATATGTTAAAGAAACAGATATTGGACGCCATTATTTCGCTAATGGTGAATTGATTTACTCAGACAAGATCGCGAAATTTGTGATCAAATGCGAGGCCAAGACGGTCAAAGCCGTGACCGCACGATTGGGAAAGATCTATACCGATGTGTTCATCGATGAATTTCAAGACCTGGCAGGATGGGATCTTGAATTTATCAGGATGTTATTGCAATCAGGCATTCGGATCACACTCGTTGGAGATCCTAGACAACATATCTACAGCACCAACCCGGCACAGAAGAACAAGCAGTATCTCGGAATCGGGGTGCTTAGCCTGGTCGACAAATGGGAAAAAGACGGATTGTGCTTAATTGAGCACATGAGCGCTACCCACCGATGCAATAGGCCAATTTGTGAATTCTCGAACACGCTCTGGCCCGGAATGGTCGCTATGACGCCCTTACGGATTGACACAACTGCCCATGATGGAGTGTTCCTTGTGGCCGAGAACTTAGTAAAGGAATACATAGAACGATTCAATCCCCAAGTTCTACGCCATGACAGGCGAGTGAAAACGTACGGATACGAAGCGTTGAATTTCGGATTGGCGAAGGGCCTGCAGTTCCCAAGGGTTTTGATCGTTCCAACTGGACCAATCAAAAAATTTTTAGAAAGTAGCGAACTTGGCCACATCGAAAAGTCGAGGGACAAGTTGCATGTCGCAATCACACGAGCATGGTACAGTGTGGCCTTCGCCTTTGACGGGCATTCACCAGTTGTACCAAATCGATGGAATCCCTGA
- the ftsZ gene encoding cell division protein FtsZ — protein MFSLSEEEESGINIKVVGVGGAGCNAVNTMIEAGLSRVEFVVANTDLQALGRSLASYKIQLGPERTRGLGAGAKPEVGKESALESEHQIREALEGADMVFVTAGMGGGTGTGGAPVAAKIAKELGILTVGVVTKPFQYEGNRRTSFAEEGIRELKKHVDSLLIIPNQKLLGMVDKNTPLVEAFKIADDVLRQAIQGISDVITTPGLVNVDFADVRTVMGYSGRAVMGMGTGRGPTRAGDAARQAIASPLLEDGSVEGARGLLLNITGGPNLTLHEVNEASNIAREAADPQANIIVGQVINPDLGDELTVTVIATGFEQAESVLRFPSAHQPTLVVEPVKKPALVAVPTENGGSNGSNGSEDLDRPTYLRRQTAARPIPEKNGLLVDDDWDVPTFLRRKADN, from the coding sequence ATGTTTTCACTGTCTGAGGAGGAGGAGTCTGGCATTAACATCAAAGTTGTGGGTGTGGGAGGAGCCGGATGCAACGCGGTCAACACCATGATTGAAGCCGGCTTAAGCCGGGTAGAATTTGTCGTGGCCAATACCGATCTGCAGGCCCTGGGCCGCTCGCTTGCATCGTATAAAATCCAATTGGGGCCGGAGCGGACGCGGGGTTTGGGGGCAGGTGCCAAGCCTGAGGTTGGAAAAGAGTCGGCATTGGAAAGTGAACACCAAATCCGTGAGGCCCTGGAAGGCGCGGATATGGTATTTGTCACGGCAGGCATGGGAGGTGGCACGGGCACGGGCGGTGCTCCCGTTGCCGCAAAAATTGCCAAAGAGTTGGGAATTCTCACGGTGGGGGTCGTGACCAAACCCTTTCAATATGAAGGAAACCGGCGGACAAGTTTTGCCGAAGAAGGAATCCGTGAATTAAAAAAACACGTGGATTCTCTCTTGATCATCCCCAACCAGAAACTTCTTGGAATGGTTGATAAAAATACTCCGCTTGTGGAAGCGTTCAAAATTGCCGACGATGTGCTGCGTCAGGCCATTCAGGGGATATCGGATGTCATTACCACTCCGGGTTTGGTCAATGTGGATTTTGCCGATGTACGAACTGTCATGGGCTATTCGGGCCGAGCGGTGATGGGGATGGGAACGGGTCGGGGTCCGACGCGAGCCGGCGATGCGGCCAGACAAGCCATTGCCAGTCCCTTACTGGAAGATGGAAGCGTGGAAGGGGCTCGAGGGTTGTTGTTGAATATTACGGGCGGGCCCAATCTCACGTTGCATGAAGTGAACGAAGCGTCCAACATTGCCCGGGAAGCGGCGGATCCTCAGGCCAATATCATTGTTGGCCAGGTCATTAATCCCGACCTGGGGGATGAATTGACTGTGACGGTCATTGCCACCGGATTCGAACAAGCCGAGTCGGTCCTGCGGTTTCCGAGTGCACATCAACCGACTCTCGTGGTAGAGCCTGTTAAAAAACCCGCATTGGTAGCGGTGCCTACTGAAAATGGGGGGAGCAACGGTTCAAACGGATCTGAGGATCTTGACCGCCCCACCTACCTGCGACGACAGACGGCTGCCAGGCCGATTCCGGAAAAGAACGGCCTGTTGGTGGATGATGATTGGGACGTGCCGACGTTTTTACGGAGGAAGGCCGACAACTAA
- the murB gene encoding UDP-N-acetylmuramate dehydrogenase produces the protein MKTGRPKWTAKRLQRAVQHVQGEVCWNEPLAPLLSLQVGGPADVLVFPSDVEDVIRVVLGARTEGIPLVVLGGTNVVVRDKGIRGIVMQLKQLTGLQEEADHVVYAQAGVRLPRLMQFAVGHHLSGMEWAAGIPGTVGGGVVMNAGTRLGEMQEVLKGVDLVNLRGHRVRIEASNMSFAYRKATLPKGIVVGAWVQLALSVKEQVEAKTKTYLRYRRETQPLTLPNAGSVFKNPPGDSAGRLVEAAGLKGVRVGDAEVSTKHANFIVNRGTATADQVLALIRKVRQTVARKFGVRLQLEWKIIGES, from the coding sequence GAAGACCGGCCGACCAAAATGGACAGCGAAACGGCTTCAACGAGCCGTGCAGCATGTGCAGGGAGAAGTCTGCTGGAACGAACCGTTGGCGCCACTTCTGTCGTTGCAAGTGGGAGGTCCTGCGGATGTGCTGGTCTTTCCCTCGGATGTGGAAGACGTCATTCGCGTGGTCCTAGGGGCTCGAACGGAAGGGATTCCCTTGGTGGTGTTAGGCGGAACCAATGTCGTTGTTCGTGATAAAGGGATTCGAGGCATTGTGATGCAATTGAAACAATTAACCGGGTTGCAGGAGGAAGCCGACCACGTGGTGTATGCTCAGGCGGGTGTGCGGTTGCCCCGGTTGATGCAATTTGCGGTGGGGCATCATTTGTCCGGAATGGAGTGGGCGGCGGGGATTCCCGGAACCGTGGGTGGAGGTGTGGTGATGAATGCCGGAACACGGTTGGGGGAAATGCAGGAGGTCTTGAAAGGCGTCGATTTGGTGAATCTGCGTGGACATCGCGTACGGATCGAGGCGTCCAACATGTCATTTGCCTATCGGAAGGCGACCCTCCCCAAAGGTATCGTCGTAGGGGCGTGGGTCCAGTTGGCTCTCTCGGTGAAAGAGCAGGTTGAAGCGAAAACCAAAACCTATCTGCGGTACAGGCGGGAGACCCAACCGTTAACTCTTCCCAATGCCGGGTCGGTCTTTAAAAACCCGCCGGGAGATTCTGCCGGACGGTTAGTCGAAGCGGCAGGATTAAAGGGCGTGCGGGTTGGTGATGCCGAAGTGTCGACCAAACATGCCAATTTTATTGTGAATAGAGGAACGGCCACCGCTGACCAGGTACTGGCATTGATTCGAAAAGTTCGACAAACCGTGGCGAGGAAATTTGGGGTGCGTCTTCAGCTTGAATGGAAAATTATTGGAGAATCGTAG
- the pgeF gene encoding peptidoglycan editing factor PgeF — protein sequence MSAEKRPLPVGTGVSDDGFTSHVIPVRHFFGTRSTPAGLHTHIQLGHLVSGPKEFPAIVSLKQIHSTRVVVIRPHRGLGALEQTEGDALVTNQPETLVVVRTADCVPVLLVEKARGVVAAIHAGWRGAVAGIVAETIRACVDEFGAKPEHMHLAIGPSIGPCCYEVDEQVINPLRSRYPAWPGVLQETHEGKGVLDLKQLIYHQIRAGGVPDSQIGRVDHCTHCRDDLFYSYRREGQVNGTMCSGIMLPAA from the coding sequence ATGAGCGCCGAGAAACGTCCCCTGCCAGTGGGGACCGGAGTATCCGATGACGGATTCACGAGTCATGTGATCCCCGTCCGGCATTTCTTCGGGACCAGGAGTACACCGGCAGGGTTACATACCCATATCCAACTCGGGCACCTTGTGAGTGGGCCGAAGGAATTTCCCGCTATTGTCTCGCTCAAGCAAATCCATAGTACCCGGGTGGTCGTCATCCGACCCCATAGGGGACTGGGGGCATTGGAGCAGACCGAAGGGGACGCGTTAGTCACCAATCAACCTGAGACCCTGGTAGTCGTGCGCACGGCGGATTGTGTCCCTGTGCTGCTGGTTGAGAAGGCCAGGGGCGTCGTTGCGGCCATTCATGCCGGATGGCGTGGCGCAGTGGCCGGCATCGTGGCAGAAACCATTCGGGCTTGTGTGGATGAATTCGGGGCAAAGCCGGAGCACATGCATCTGGCGATCGGTCCCTCTATCGGACCGTGTTGTTACGAAGTCGATGAACAGGTCATTAACCCGTTGCGAAGCCGGTATCCCGCATGGCCCGGGGTGCTTCAAGAAACCCACGAAGGCAAAGGGGTCTTAGACCTCAAGCAACTGATCTATCACCAGATCCGGGCCGGTGGCGTTCCTGACTCTCAGATTGGACGGGTAGACCATTGCACCCATTGTCGGGACGATCTCTTTTATTCCTACAGGCGGGAGGGGCAGGTGAATGGGACCATGTGTAGTGGAATTATGTTGCCTGCCGCATAA
- a CDS encoding YggS family pyridoxal phosphate-dependent enzyme, giving the protein MKDGHVSHSITHTIQMIKENIRQAALRVGRDPSGVRLVAATKTFPAVNLDEAYRAGVRIFGENRLQEAQEKREVLGPREELVWHFIGRMQRRKLKDLVGNFSLLHSVESLEQAERINGVAEKLGIQQAVLLEVNAGEEASKGGFTFQEVEARMEDLDRLPHVQIQGLMTLPPWQENPEDVRPYFIQVSRLRDRLARQTWSRVRMTELSMGMSHDYEIAIEEGATMIRIGTAIFGSRGKAVSPGTAG; this is encoded by the coding sequence TTGAAGGATGGCCACGTTTCTCACTCTATTACCCATACGATTCAGATGATCAAGGAGAATATCCGGCAGGCCGCCCTTCGTGTCGGGCGAGATCCTTCCGGAGTTCGGCTGGTGGCGGCGACCAAAACCTTTCCCGCGGTCAATTTAGACGAAGCGTATCGGGCTGGCGTACGAATATTTGGAGAAAACCGGCTCCAGGAGGCTCAGGAGAAACGGGAGGTTCTGGGGCCACGGGAAGAATTAGTCTGGCACTTCATTGGTCGGATGCAACGTCGGAAACTCAAAGACCTTGTCGGGAATTTTTCGTTGCTGCATTCTGTGGAAAGTCTGGAACAGGCCGAGAGAATTAATGGCGTGGCTGAAAAGCTCGGGATTCAACAAGCCGTATTACTGGAAGTGAATGCAGGTGAGGAAGCCAGCAAGGGAGGATTTACCTTCCAGGAGGTGGAAGCAAGGATGGAGGACTTAGACCGGCTCCCTCACGTCCAGATTCAGGGACTCATGACGCTTCCGCCCTGGCAGGAAAATCCTGAAGACGTTCGCCCTTATTTTATACAAGTCAGTCGGTTACGAGATCGATTGGCTCGACAGACATGGAGTCGTGTACGGATGACCGAATTGTCCATGGGCATGTCTCATGACTACGAGATTGCGATAGAAGAAGGGGCAACCATGATTCGGATCGGGACGGCTATTTTTGGAAGTCGAGGGAAAGCGGTTAGTCCCGGCACAGCGGGATGA
- a CDS encoding D-alanine--D-alanine ligase, with product MENRRDARLDGGEEAIQSEWKAYHKVKKQGMMTQKSLRIGVLMGGSSAEREISLKTGRSICDALTRRGYTVIPIEVDASLPHQIRAKKISVAFLALHGPGGEDGTVQGMLEVMKMPYTGSGVSASAVCMDKGLTRVVLQAAKVPVPPGMTLSGKMIPVRPPATLGLPIVVKPCAEGSTFGVSIVRKPSQWKQALQKAYQFGEQAVVEKYIPGREVAVGVFGNEVLPGVEIIVPGGFYDFTAKYGKAPTRYVCPASLSSKLEAALRDYSLRAYQALGCRGAARIDFRIHTNGRPYILELNTIPGMTERSLLPMAAAQIGWDYDDLVERILRDALFPKKMEASVRKAKTTRKSAS from the coding sequence TTGGAGAATCGTAGAGATGCCAGGCTTGATGGTGGTGAAGAAGCGATTCAGTCAGAGTGGAAGGCTTATCACAAGGTGAAAAAACAGGGAATGATGACACAGAAATCTTTGCGAATCGGTGTACTGATGGGTGGATCATCAGCTGAAAGAGAGATTTCGCTCAAGACCGGGCGTTCGATCTGTGATGCGTTGACCCGTCGTGGATATACGGTGATCCCTATTGAAGTCGATGCCTCATTGCCGCATCAGATCCGGGCTAAGAAAATTTCGGTCGCCTTTCTGGCCCTACATGGACCGGGAGGTGAGGATGGCACGGTTCAAGGGATGTTGGAAGTGATGAAGATGCCGTACACCGGATCGGGGGTGAGTGCCAGTGCCGTCTGCATGGACAAGGGATTGACGCGGGTGGTCCTTCAAGCGGCCAAGGTCCCCGTCCCGCCAGGTATGACCTTATCCGGCAAAATGATCCCGGTTCGTCCACCTGCCACCTTAGGTTTGCCTATTGTGGTGAAGCCTTGCGCAGAGGGATCGACGTTTGGTGTCTCAATCGTGCGCAAGCCCTCTCAATGGAAACAGGCCTTGCAGAAAGCCTATCAATTTGGAGAGCAGGCGGTGGTGGAGAAATATATTCCCGGCCGGGAAGTGGCGGTGGGCGTCTTTGGCAACGAGGTGTTACCCGGCGTGGAAATCATTGTGCCCGGAGGGTTTTACGATTTTACGGCAAAATATGGAAAAGCTCCAACCCGTTATGTGTGTCCGGCTTCTCTTTCTTCAAAACTGGAAGCTGCTCTTCGTGATTACAGTCTTCGTGCCTATCAGGCGTTAGGGTGTCGAGGTGCTGCTCGAATTGATTTTCGCATTCATACCAACGGACGTCCGTATATCCTCGAGTTAAACACCATCCCCGGCATGACCGAACGGAGTTTGCTTCCCATGGCAGCAGCACAGATCGGGTGGGACTATGATGATCTGGTTGAACGGATATTGCGTGACGCCCTCTTTCCGAAGAAGATGGAGGCGTCTGTCAGGAAAGCCAAGACGACAAGGAAATCTGCGTCATGA
- a CDS encoding serine hydrolase produces MDQTDPIVRILLEGIHAQVFPGAVLFVRHQGYLRVHHAVGLTSGLPDAHPVQLQTIYDLASLTKPLATASAILLLVQDGLLDLSTSIDTWLLETRNFPLGRVRLKDVLSHQSGLPAWRPFYQAFPPALPSDGPSRHKRARAFLEVILKEPIEAVAHSKSVYSDLGYMVLGFIVERITNQSLADFCRSRIFVPLHASPLGYRGPTAAATLDSSIAGCAPTEQDSWRGRLLQGEVHDENAFALGGIAGHAGLFGTAEAVGQITHVWLEGYKGNPGLFDPHLVKQFVTAQPGTSWALGWDTPSQPSSSGQWFSPESFGHLGFTGTSIWIDPIRDLEVIFLSNRVHPTRDNQAIKAFRPKLHDAIIQGLG; encoded by the coding sequence GTGGATCAGACCGATCCTATCGTGCGTATCCTCCTTGAAGGAATTCACGCGCAGGTGTTTCCGGGTGCGGTCCTGTTCGTGCGTCACCAGGGCTATCTTCGGGTACATCATGCTGTTGGTCTCACCTCCGGTCTTCCGGATGCGCATCCCGTCCAACTTCAGACCATCTACGACCTCGCTTCTCTCACAAAACCTCTAGCAACCGCGTCGGCCATTCTGCTCCTGGTGCAAGATGGACTGCTGGATCTATCAACGTCCATCGACACGTGGCTCCTGGAAACCAGGAACTTTCCATTAGGCCGGGTGCGTCTCAAGGATGTGCTCTCCCATCAAAGCGGTCTTCCGGCATGGCGTCCGTTTTACCAGGCCTTTCCTCCTGCTCTTCCCTCAGATGGCCCATCCCGTCATAAACGAGCCAGGGCATTTCTGGAGGTAATCCTCAAGGAACCGATAGAAGCTGTGGCACATTCCAAAAGCGTCTACAGTGATTTGGGTTATATGGTGCTCGGGTTTATCGTGGAACGGATCACGAATCAATCATTGGCTGATTTTTGTCGGAGTCGGATTTTTGTTCCCTTGCATGCGAGCCCTCTCGGTTATCGAGGGCCGACCGCGGCGGCAACCTTGGACTCATCAATTGCTGGGTGCGCACCCACTGAACAGGATTCATGGCGTGGGCGTCTTCTGCAGGGTGAGGTGCATGATGAAAATGCGTTCGCGCTTGGGGGCATTGCCGGACACGCGGGACTTTTTGGAACAGCCGAAGCAGTAGGGCAGATCACCCACGTCTGGCTGGAAGGGTACAAAGGCAACCCCGGGTTATTCGATCCTCACCTGGTCAAACAGTTTGTGACAGCCCAACCTGGAACCAGTTGGGCCTTAGGCTGGGATACGCCCTCTCAACCCTCTTCCTCCGGCCAGTGGTTTTCTCCGGAATCATTCGGCCATCTGGGGTTTACGGGCACGAGTATCTGGATTGACCCCATTCGTGACCTGGAGGTTATTTTTCTATCCAATCGTGTTCATCCCACCAGGGACAATCAAGCCATCAAAGCATTCCGTCCCAAACTGCATGATGCGATTATTCAGGGATTGGGGTAA
- a CDS encoding YggT family protein — protein sequence MFIAGNILQAIATILDTILWIFMWVIIIRALISWVNPDPWNPIVQFLERVTEPVLSQIRRRVGMLGMGFDLSPIIAILIIMFFQIAVVASLKDLAFRMH from the coding sequence ATGTTTATTGCAGGGAATATTCTACAGGCGATTGCGACCATCCTGGATACGATTTTATGGATCTTTATGTGGGTCATCATTATTCGAGCCTTGATCTCCTGGGTGAATCCTGATCCCTGGAACCCCATTGTCCAGTTTTTAGAAAGAGTGACGGAGCCGGTCCTTTCTCAAATTCGGCGTCGAGTCGGCATGCTGGGAATGGGATTTGATTTATCTCCGATCATTGCTATCCTTATTATTATGTTTTTCCAAATTGCCGTGGTAGCATCTTTAAAGGATCTTGCCTTCAGAATGCACTAG
- the ftsA gene encoding cell division protein FtsA gives MTKKEHIVVGLDIGTTKICAVVGEIQDDRSIHVIGVGSHRSNGLRKGMVVNMESTVESIKRAVEEAELMSAVQINSVYTGIAGSHIGSESAQGVVALKKREVTKADVRRAVDTARACAVPAPDRQILHVLPREFIVDDQEGIRDPLGIAGSRLEVDVHIVTGAVTSAQNLIRCVSRAGLDVVDIVLQPLASSAAVLTAEEKDLGVVMVDIGGGTTDIAIFVEGCIRHSAVLPIGGSHLTGDLAMGLKTAPEEAEKIKLKYGVASSLFVNEDEGIEVPSVGGRPPRVMPRALVAQILSPRVEEMFELVLREIRRAGYEGMLVAGGVLTGGTSLLPGMAEVAEHVLNLSVRLGRPIGVEGLREIVSNPSYSTAVGLIVHSVSHENEFELVGPGAGKGKKSGRWAGGVVGKMKGWIMNFF, from the coding sequence ATGACCAAAAAAGAACACATCGTCGTGGGACTGGACATCGGAACCACAAAAATTTGTGCAGTGGTGGGGGAAATCCAGGATGATCGCTCCATTCATGTGATCGGGGTGGGCTCCCATCGCTCGAACGGGTTGAGAAAAGGCATGGTCGTCAACATGGAAAGTACGGTGGAGTCGATCAAGCGGGCCGTGGAGGAAGCAGAATTGATGTCGGCGGTCCAAATCAATTCCGTGTATACGGGGATAGCAGGAAGCCATATCGGGAGTGAAAGTGCGCAAGGCGTGGTGGCTCTGAAAAAACGGGAAGTGACCAAGGCGGATGTCCGGCGCGCCGTTGATACCGCTCGAGCCTGCGCCGTTCCGGCTCCGGACCGCCAAATTCTCCATGTGCTTCCCCGGGAATTTATTGTGGATGATCAGGAGGGGATTCGCGATCCATTAGGCATTGCAGGATCGCGCTTGGAAGTCGATGTGCATATTGTGACGGGAGCGGTGACCTCAGCGCAAAATCTTATCCGGTGCGTCAGCCGGGCGGGATTGGATGTCGTCGATATTGTGTTGCAACCGTTAGCCTCCAGTGCTGCTGTGCTGACAGCTGAAGAGAAGGACCTGGGAGTCGTGATGGTGGATATCGGAGGCGGAACCACCGATATCGCGATCTTCGTCGAGGGCTGTATCAGGCATTCGGCGGTCCTTCCCATCGGGGGGAGCCATCTCACCGGGGACCTGGCGATGGGCTTAAAAACCGCGCCGGAGGAGGCAGAAAAAATTAAATTGAAATATGGGGTGGCCAGCAGTCTTTTTGTGAATGAGGATGAAGGCATCGAAGTGCCGAGTGTCGGAGGACGGCCGCCGCGGGTTATGCCTCGAGCGTTAGTGGCTCAAATCCTTTCTCCACGGGTGGAAGAAATGTTCGAACTCGTCCTTCGCGAAATCCGTCGTGCCGGGTATGAAGGCATGTTGGTGGCAGGAGGCGTATTGACGGGCGGGACCTCCCTGCTTCCGGGCATGGCCGAGGTGGCGGAACATGTGCTCAACCTTTCGGTGCGGTTAGGTCGGCCAATTGGAGTGGAAGGTCTGCGGGAAATTGTGAGTAACCCGAGCTACTCCACCGCTGTGGGGCTCATTGTCCATTCGGTCAGTCACGAAAATGAGTTTGAACTCGTGGGACCAGGGGCCGGCAAAGGCAAAAAATCCGGACGTTGGGCCGGTGGGGTGGTCGGTAAAATGAAGGGATGGATCATGAACTTTTTTTAA